One genomic window of Aptenodytes patagonicus chromosome 3, bAptPat1.pri.cur, whole genome shotgun sequence includes the following:
- the POLH gene encoding DNA polymerase eta → MSRGRERVVALVDMDCFFMQVEQRLDPQLRGRPCAVVQYTEWQGGGIIAVSYEARAFGVSRGMWATEARALCPELALARVPQARGKADLTRYREASVEVMQVLSRFAAIERASIDEAYLDLTGSARERLRALRGRPLAAALLPTTFVQGLPDDPGPGPGPQPGGKEELRQRGLHEWLASLSFDNPDCPDLQLTMGAVIVEEIRVAVEAATGFRCSAGISHNKTLAKLACGLNKPNRQTLVSSRFVPQLFSQLPVSNIRNLGGKLGTAITDILGVEYIGQLTQFSETELQSHFGDKTGSWLYDLCRGIEEEPVKNRYLPQSIGCSKNFPGRTALATQKEVQHWLLQLALELESRLIKDRSQNHRVAKQLMVVIRMQGDTRVSRFCALSRYDAQKMCNDAFALIQNCNMAGAHQAAWSPPLISVLLSASKFSEPATLLSAGIASFLTSDTQPDGTATTSQNTTSSRRPRVKFFRSPSKELRQKPANAIESFFQKAAERQQSQTAAATSLPTATSAESPVPSSPEHQERDGVGLASVQCDLESPVKQSPRDGSPISPYKRLPCEKSLSDATQTPSTPPSSRTLLKLEPAMEGNEQNLPPSPELALLPPASPGDQQRCEKCGQLVLVWEFPEHMDYHFALELQSSFLEPGAPTAPAAAPSPKAAASRSPAKAKNKLKTPAGSSAKRPREGVTRTLDFFFKRLPP, encoded by the exons ATGTCGCGGGGACGGGAGCGCGTAGTGGCCCTGGTGGACATGGACTGCTTCTTCATGCAGGTGGAGCAGCGCCTCGACCCGCAGCTGCGCGGCCGCCCCTGCGCCGTGGTGCAGTACACCGAGTGGCAGGGCGGCGG GATCATCGCCGTGAGCTACGAGGCGCGCGCCTTCGGCGTGTCCCGCGGGATGTGGGCGACGGAGGCGCGGGCGCTGTGCCCCGAGCTGGCGCTGGCGCGGGTGCCCCAGGCGCGGGGCAAGGCCGACCTCACccg GTACCGGGAGGCCAGCGTGGAGGTGATGCAGGTGCTGTCGCGCTTCGCCGCCATCGAGCGGGCCAGCATCGACGAGGCGTACCTGGACCTGACGGGCAGCGCGCGGGAGCGGCTGCGGGCCCTGCgggggcgccccctggcggccgcgcTGCTGCCCACCACCTTCGTGCAGGGGCTGCCCGacgaccccggccccggccccggcccccagcccggcGGGAAGG AGGAGCTGCGGCAACGTGGCTTGCATGAGTGGCTGGCATCGCTGTCTTTCGATAACCCTGATTGTCCTGACCTGCAGCTGACCATGGGTGCAGTAATTGTGGAAGAAATTAGGGTGGCTGTAGAAGCAGCCACAGGATTCAGGTGTTCAGCTGGGATTTCGCACAACAAG ACACTGGCAAAACTGGCCTGTGGGTTAAACAAGCCCAACCGCCAGACGCTAGTATCTTCACGATTTGTCCCACAGCTCTTCAGCCAACTTCCTGTCAGCAATAT cCGTAACCTGGGAGGCAAGCTTGGCACTGCTATCACAGACATCCTGGGAGTAGAGTACATTGGGCAGCTGACACAGTTCAGTGAGACAGAGCTCCAGTCTCACTTTGGAGACAAAACTGG GTCCTGGCTTTATGACTTGTGCAGAGGAATTGAAGAGGAACCTGTCAAAAACCGGTACCTGCCCCAGTCCATTGGCTGCAGCAAGAACTTCCCTGGGAGGACAGCCCTGGCCACGCAGAAGGAG GTGCAACACTGGCTCCTGCAGCTGGCCTTGGAGCTGGAATCCAGACTGATCAAGGACAGGAGCCAG AACCACCGAGTGGCCAAGCAGCTGATGGTGGTCATCCGCATGCAGGGAGACACCCGGGTGTCACGCTTTTGTGCTCTGTCCCGCTATGATGCCCAGAAGATGTGCAACGATGCTTTTGCCCTCATCCAAAACTGCAACATGGCTGGGGCTCACCAGGCGGCCTG GTCTCCACCACTCATATCGGTGCTTCTCTCGGCAAGCAAGTTCTCAGAGCCTGCCACACTCCTCTCTGCAGGCATTGCCAGTTTCCTGACAAGTGATACCCAGCCTGATGGCACTGCCACCACCAGCCAAAACACCACATCTTCTAGGAGGCCCAGGGTCAAGTTCTTTAGGAGCCCAAGCAAAGAGCTTAGGCAGAAGCCAGCTAATGCTATTGAGTCATTCTTCCAAAAGGCGGCAGAAAGGCAGCAGTCACAGACAGCGGCAGCAACCAGCCTGCCCACTGCTACCTCTGCAGAGTCACCTGTGCCCAGTTCTCCAGAGCACCAAGAGAGAGATGGCGTTGGACTTGCCTCTGTGCAGTGTGACCTGGAGTCCCCTGTGAAGCAGAGTCCCAGAGATGGGAGCCCTATTTCTCCTTACAAGCGGCTTCCCTGTGAGAAGTCACTGTCTGATGCTACACAAACACCCTCGACTCCACCGAGCTCCAGGACCCTTCTGAAATTAGAGCCAGCTATGGAAGGAAATGAGCAGAATTTGCCACCCTCTCCTGAGCtcgccctgctccctcctgcctcgcCAGGGGACCAGCAGCGCTGTGAGAAGTGTGGCCAGCTCGTGCTGGTGTGGGAGTTCCCAGAGCACATGGACTACCACTTTGCCCTGGAGCTGCAAAGCTCCTTCCTGGAGCCCGGCGCTcccacagctccagcagcagctcccagcccaaAGGCTGCAGCTTCCAGGTCTCCTGCCAAGGCAAAGAACAAGCTCAAGACTCCAGCAGGATCTAGTGCAAAACGACCCAGAGAAGGTGTGACAAGAACTTTAGATTTTTTCTTTAAGCGCTTACCTCCTTAA